In one window of uncultured Acetobacteroides sp. DNA:
- a CDS encoding response regulator transcription factor encodes MRGTKVSVLLVDDHPIFTEGLKLLLTTTNNYEVIGTCQNGREMLDFLAIHQPDIVLVDINMPVLDGEEAIQKALELQPDLRIIVLTSEGKGAIVERIIHSGVKGFVSKSSCQAELVDAIETVYEGGVHFSQDIFDLLITSMRQPERNRSVIDLFTIREKEIIRLLCDGKTSKEIALELNINHRTVETHKAKIFEKTGVNNTISLVVCAIKDNLIESI; translated from the coding sequence ATGAGGGGCACTAAGGTTAGCGTACTGCTTGTTGATGATCATCCCATTTTTACTGAAGGTTTAAAGCTGCTCTTAACTACAACGAATAACTATGAGGTTATTGGAACATGCCAGAATGGGCGTGAAATGCTTGATTTCTTAGCGATTCATCAGCCAGATATCGTACTTGTAGATATAAATATGCCGGTTTTGGATGGCGAAGAGGCTATCCAAAAGGCGCTGGAGCTGCAGCCCGACTTGCGCATAATTGTTTTGACATCGGAAGGGAAAGGAGCCATCGTAGAGCGGATAATTCATTCGGGGGTGAAGGGATTTGTATCCAAGAGTAGCTGTCAGGCCGAACTTGTTGATGCCATTGAAACCGTATACGAAGGCGGTGTCCATTTTTCGCAGGATATTTTCGACCTGCTTATTACCAGCATGCGGCAGCCCGAAAGGAATAGATCGGTGATCGACTTGTTTACTATACGGGAGAAGGAGATTATTCGGCTTCTATGTGATGGGAAGACATCGAAGGAGATTGCGCTGGAACTGAATATCAACCACCGAACGGTAGAAACCCATAAGGCAAAGATTTTCGAAAAAACGGGCGTTAACAATACCATTAGCTTGGTGGTGTGTGCCATTAAGGATAACCTAATAGAGAGTATCTAA
- a CDS encoding outer membrane beta-barrel protein, producing MKKVVAKLFLSFLIASAALQANAQAARVSGTVVESSDRQPLISANVILVNLKDSTKRHLAISDAKGVFAFSNVAPQKYRLDIKYVGFENFSKVVTVGSASTSLGTISLKEKTEMIGGATITGHAVRASVKGDTTSYNADAFKVTKDADAEALITKLPGVTSDNNTIKAQGEQVKKVLVDGKPFFGDDPTVALKSVPAEIIEKIEVFDKMSDQAAFTGFDDGNSTKTINIVTKANRRAGQFGKIYAGYGTDDRYNVGGNVNIFKGDSRISLIGMTNNVNQQNFSSEDILGVLGSSGGRGGMRGGPGGHGGGASNFMVGQQSGLTKTSAFGINFSDKWGEKVNFSGSYFFNYSNTTNNQKTNRQYYGAVDTAQRYTYEGSSSNNNYNNRLNLKVEYTINPNNSFIVTPSISFQSSRSSSSSNAQTSSGPTTLLNKSVNRSSSLSEGYNINNEILYRHKFELNGRTFSISLRNSVANKDANALQYSENDYFTKGKSQRDTINQKSKLSNKSYSVSASVMYTEPVGKKSQLMASYDVGYTYSDVDKRTNAYSRATQQYALLDTSLSNVYESDYITQRLGLGYRLKGDTYNGMLNLSYQNSSLKGDETFPVAFDLKKSYNNILPMAMLNFKFNQANSLRLMCGARTQAPSISQLQSVVDNSDPLNLYVGNPNLDQSYSNNFNLRYSYTSMEKGKTFFIFFNAQNTLNYIGTSSLLAGKDIVLTDGTILKKGAQLSKPVNLDGYWNLSTMVTYGLPISLIKSNVNISAGTGYSRLPAILNNKNVTTQTYSPNGGVVIGSNISPNLDFTISYNTAYNIVSSTNKSSDGNNYWSQTGRSKLNWTIADRFTVQPEATYQQYSGNNFYYDNLNLNLNAGFKFLSNRQAELKFGVFDLLNKNKSFSRSVNSLYIEDSYNSVLSRYFLVTFVYNLKNFKGGASMPQPERDKHFDRPFDRPDRPDRSDRPMGPSDRPLDF from the coding sequence ATGAAAAAAGTCGTAGCCAAATTATTCCTTTCATTCCTCATTGCCTCAGCCGCTCTGCAGGCCAATGCCCAAGCGGCAAGGGTTTCAGGGACGGTCGTTGAGTCGAGCGACAGGCAGCCGCTCATCAGCGCCAACGTCATACTGGTTAACCTAAAAGATTCGACCAAAAGACACCTCGCCATATCGGATGCCAAAGGGGTATTCGCCTTCTCGAATGTTGCCCCTCAAAAGTATCGGCTGGATATTAAGTACGTTGGCTTCGAAAACTTCTCGAAGGTGGTAACCGTTGGCAGTGCAAGCACATCGCTGGGGACCATTAGCCTTAAGGAAAAAACCGAGATGATTGGCGGAGCCACCATAACGGGGCATGCCGTAAGGGCCAGCGTCAAGGGCGACACCACCAGTTACAACGCCGATGCGTTTAAGGTAACCAAGGATGCCGATGCCGAGGCGCTCATCACCAAGCTGCCCGGGGTAACCTCCGACAACAACACCATAAAGGCGCAGGGCGAGCAGGTAAAGAAGGTGCTCGTTGACGGGAAGCCATTCTTTGGCGACGACCCAACGGTTGCCCTAAAGAGCGTTCCGGCCGAAATCATCGAAAAGATCGAGGTTTTCGATAAGATGAGCGACCAGGCGGCGTTTACCGGCTTCGACGACGGCAACTCAACCAAAACCATCAACATCGTAACCAAGGCCAACAGGCGCGCCGGGCAGTTCGGCAAAATCTACGCCGGCTACGGAACCGACGACCGCTACAACGTGGGCGGTAACGTCAACATCTTTAAGGGAGACTCCCGCATATCGCTTATTGGGATGACCAACAACGTCAACCAGCAGAACTTTTCGAGCGAGGATATCCTTGGCGTGCTTGGCAGCAGCGGCGGACGAGGCGGGATGCGCGGAGGTCCCGGTGGACATGGTGGTGGCGCCTCCAACTTTATGGTTGGCCAGCAGAGCGGCCTTACCAAAACCTCGGCATTTGGCATCAACTTCTCCGACAAGTGGGGCGAAAAGGTAAACTTTAGCGGCAGCTACTTCTTTAACTACAGCAACACCACCAACAACCAGAAAACTAATCGCCAGTACTACGGCGCTGTTGATACGGCTCAACGTTACACCTACGAGGGTTCTAGCAGCAACAACAACTACAACAACCGCCTAAACCTAAAGGTCGAATACACCATCAACCCCAACAACTCGTTTATCGTTACCCCAAGCATCAGCTTCCAAAGCAGCCGCTCCAGCTCCAGTTCGAACGCCCAAACCTCCTCGGGGCCAACGACGCTGCTCAACAAGTCGGTGAACAGGAGCAGTTCGCTCAGCGAAGGGTACAACATTAACAACGAAATACTATACCGCCACAAGTTCGAGCTAAATGGCCGAACCTTCTCCATCTCGCTCCGCAACTCCGTCGCCAACAAGGATGCCAACGCCTTGCAGTACTCGGAAAACGACTACTTCACCAAGGGCAAATCGCAACGCGACACCATCAACCAAAAGAGTAAGCTATCCAACAAGAGCTACAGCGTTAGCGCCTCGGTGATGTACACCGAGCCCGTTGGCAAAAAGAGCCAGCTCATGGCCAGCTACGATGTCGGGTACACCTACTCCGATGTCGACAAGCGCACCAACGCCTACAGCAGGGCCACCCAGCAGTACGCGCTCCTCGACACATCGCTATCCAACGTGTACGAGAGCGACTACATTACCCAGCGCCTAGGGCTGGGGTACCGCCTAAAGGGAGATACGTACAATGGCATGCTAAACCTATCGTACCAAAACTCCAGCCTAAAGGGCGATGAAACCTTTCCGGTAGCCTTCGACCTCAAGAAGTCGTACAACAACATTCTGCCAATGGCCATGCTTAACTTTAAGTTTAACCAGGCCAACAGCCTAAGGCTTATGTGCGGCGCTAGAACGCAAGCCCCATCCATCAGCCAGCTGCAAAGCGTTGTCGACAATAGCGACCCGCTCAACCTGTACGTCGGCAATCCCAACCTCGACCAATCGTACAGCAACAACTTCAACCTTCGCTACAGCTACACCTCCATGGAAAAAGGGAAAACGTTCTTCATCTTCTTCAACGCGCAGAACACCCTCAACTACATAGGTACCTCGTCGCTGTTGGCTGGGAAGGATATCGTTCTTACCGATGGAACAATCCTAAAGAAAGGGGCACAGCTCTCGAAGCCTGTTAACCTCGATGGCTACTGGAACCTCAGCACAATGGTAACCTACGGCTTGCCCATATCGCTTATTAAAAGTAACGTCAACATATCGGCCGGAACAGGCTATAGCCGACTCCCTGCGATATTAAACAACAAGAATGTTACCACCCAAACCTACTCACCCAATGGAGGCGTTGTAATTGGTAGCAACATTAGCCCCAACCTCGACTTTACCATATCGTACAATACGGCCTACAATATTGTATCGTCAACCAACAAGAGCAGCGACGGCAACAACTACTGGTCGCAAACCGGACGCTCGAAGCTAAACTGGACCATCGCCGACCGATTTACCGTTCAGCCCGAAGCAACCTACCAGCAGTACAGCGGCAACAACTTCTACTACGACAACCTCAACCTCAACCTCAACGCAGGATTTAAATTTCTTAGCAATAGGCAAGCCGAGCTGAAGTTTGGAGTCTTCGACCTGCTCAATAAGAACAAAAGCTTCAGCCGCTCGGTTAACAGCCTTTATATCGAAGATAGCTACAACAGCGTGCTAAGCCGCTACTTCCTAGTCACCTTTGTGTACAACCTGAAGAACTTCAAGGGAGGCGCCAGCATGCCTCAACCCGAAAGGGACAAACATTTTGATAGGCCATTCGACAGACCAGATCGTCCCGATAGATCTGACAGACCGATGGGACCTTCGGATAGGCCTCTTGATTTTTAG
- a CDS encoding DUF5694 domain-containing protein produces MRTFIFFMCGLFIATGLLGQTGNGPAQTKVMTLGVFHFAYHNLDVVKTEKKNQISVFDEPYQSEIVAISKAIEDFKPTIIAIEQAPDQQYKIDSLYLQYKAGRYALEKNEIDQLGFRIGKDLDLPNIYCVNDWGRHYDNITSMFKDSLRLSKFDDYYTKLFGSNPTVPKVTSIIDELNKANNPDSIKDDLSGYLDGMFKYEEKPNDFTGVDFQTGRWFNRNLRIFRNIQRIPHSNDDRILLIIGSGHLNLLNYFFEVSKEFEFISPLPYLKNAKR; encoded by the coding sequence ATGAGAACATTTATCTTCTTTATGTGTGGCCTTTTTATTGCCACTGGACTATTGGGACAAACAGGTAATGGCCCAGCACAAACAAAAGTAATGACGCTTGGGGTTTTCCATTTTGCCTATCACAATTTGGATGTTGTTAAAACGGAAAAGAAAAATCAGATCTCGGTTTTCGACGAGCCTTACCAATCGGAGATAGTTGCCATTTCGAAGGCAATTGAGGATTTTAAGCCTACGATTATTGCTATTGAGCAAGCCCCTGACCAACAATATAAGATCGATTCTCTTTATTTGCAGTATAAGGCTGGAAGGTATGCGTTAGAAAAGAATGAAATAGATCAGTTAGGCTTTAGAATTGGTAAAGATCTAGACCTTCCTAATATTTATTGTGTAAACGACTGGGGTCGGCATTACGACAACATAACGTCAATGTTTAAAGATAGCCTCCGATTATCTAAGTTCGACGATTACTATACAAAGTTGTTTGGTTCAAACCCTACTGTTCCCAAGGTAACAAGCATTATTGATGAATTGAATAAAGCGAACAATCCAGATAGTATAAAGGATGATCTGTCTGGGTATTTAGACGGGATGTTTAAGTACGAGGAAAAACCAAATGATTTTACAGGTGTAGATTTTCAAACTGGCAGATGGTTTAATCGGAATCTGAGAATATTTCGAAACATACAAAGAATCCCTCATAGCAATGATGATAGAATCCTTCTGATAATTGGATCAGGGCACTTAAATCTGTTGAATTACTTTTTTGAGGTTTCGAAGGAGTTCGAGTTTATTTCTCCTTTGCCATATCTGAAAAATGCTAAGAGATAA
- a CDS encoding LytTR family DNA-binding domain-containing protein codes for MKALIVEDEIAAQRNLIAVLAEVAPHITIVGTTDTVTDTVEWLRSNSKPDIIFMDIHLADGHSFHIFDAIEVTTPVIFTTAYDQYALEAFKLNSIEYLLKPIKANDLVHALNKLATLTNHELIRQLQQITNTATPVDSTKLFLIPFKSKLIPLSIDDICYFYTSNEHVHVTTLNGQTYPMDKSLDTIMGTLSSSDFYRANRQFIVVRKAIKDIDVWFGNRLSVNLVQKTPERVIISKNRVAEFKVWLGVIR; via the coding sequence ATGAAGGCTCTTATAGTAGAAGACGAAATAGCAGCCCAGCGCAACCTTATAGCGGTTCTTGCCGAAGTTGCCCCGCATATAACGATAGTTGGCACTACCGATACGGTTACCGATACCGTAGAGTGGCTAAGAAGCAACTCCAAGCCCGACATCATCTTTATGGATATCCATTTAGCCGATGGCCACTCGTTTCACATCTTCGATGCAATTGAGGTAACCACGCCGGTGATATTTACCACCGCCTACGACCAGTATGCCCTCGAGGCATTTAAGCTCAACAGCATCGAGTATCTGCTTAAGCCCATCAAGGCAAACGACCTAGTCCACGCCCTTAATAAGCTCGCAACGTTAACCAACCACGAACTTATTAGGCAGCTACAACAAATCACCAACACCGCTACACCCGTCGACAGCACCAAGCTATTCCTAATACCCTTCAAGAGTAAGCTAATTCCGCTATCCATCGACGACATCTGCTACTTTTACACCTCCAACGAGCATGTCCATGTAACCACCCTTAACGGGCAAACCTACCCCATGGATAAATCGCTCGATACAATTATGGGAACGCTATCCTCCTCCGACTTCTACCGGGCCAACCGCCAGTTTATCGTTGTCCGCAAAGCCATAAAGGATATTGATGTGTGGTTTGGCAATCGGCTATCGGTAAATCTTGTACAGAAAACACCCGAGCGGGTAATTATTAGCAAAAATCGCGTTGCCGAATTTAAGGTATGGCTTGGGGTAATTAGGTAG
- a CDS encoding uracil-DNA glycosylase family protein, with protein MTFGEQVVDFFNTLRFDQPLPDGVEAMNPYLLPETMDAVRKYYTKYYSDSNPRTFIVGINPGRNGAGKTGIAFTDTVRLENPCQIEHNLKPTTELSSEYIYAVVDAMGGPEAFFSKFYLTSASPIGFTHNGKNYNYYDSPAMLKATLSYMMEHLERQLAFGANRKQAICLGAGKNFKYLTEVNNLLGKPFEQIVAVNHPRFVMQYRRKSMEQEIDTFTNALANAL; from the coding sequence ATGACCTTTGGCGAACAAGTCGTAGATTTCTTTAATACACTCCGATTCGATCAGCCTCTACCCGATGGGGTAGAGGCTATGAATCCGTACCTGCTTCCCGAAACCATGGATGCCGTCAGAAAGTACTACACCAAGTACTACTCCGATAGCAATCCACGAACCTTTATCGTTGGCATTAACCCGGGACGAAACGGTGCAGGGAAAACGGGGATCGCCTTTACGGATACCGTTCGACTAGAGAATCCATGCCAAATAGAGCATAACCTTAAGCCAACCACCGAACTTTCGTCGGAGTACATCTACGCTGTGGTTGATGCAATGGGAGGCCCAGAGGCATTCTTCTCGAAGTTCTACCTAACTTCAGCTTCGCCCATTGGCTTTACCCACAACGGAAAAAACTACAACTACTACGACTCACCCGCCATGCTTAAGGCAACACTTTCCTATATGATGGAGCACCTCGAGCGCCAGCTAGCGTTTGGCGCCAACCGAAAGCAAGCCATTTGCCTTGGAGCAGGAAAAAACTTTAAATACCTCACCGAGGTAAACAACCTACTCGGCAAACCCTTCGAGCAAATAGTTGCCGTTAACCATCCCCGATTTGTAATGCAGTACCGCCGCAAAAGCATGGAACAAGAAATCGACACCTTTACCAATGCACTAGCCAACGCCCTATAG
- a CDS encoding histidine kinase: protein MNNNTLTKKILIFLLLALMVCLFANINQIVGMYIADPHPRPHPPRFPGEPRFREDMFRYRMVWEMVLSFVSAFTIIAYNAGVFRSNKRTKKSNQLTVVAISTLAGLLLFVFLIVVFLPNKHFPSRFISLILSKALFVIMASISAGQLYRLIWQKQQVEIENEKLKTDSLQSRYQGLMNQLNPHFLFNSLNSLSYLIRENEQNKALTFIDELSSIFRYVLQKRSEELVTLEEEIQFTEAYRYLLSIRFENKLFFEIKIDESDMKLLLPFLTLQPLIENAVKHNVISTKQPLAVFIYTEEDNLVVSNPISAKLPDGESTGIGLSNLASRFKLLTGKQLTVINDEKTFLVKIPLVSKQ, encoded by the coding sequence ATGAACAACAATACGCTCACCAAAAAGATTCTGATATTCCTGTTGCTGGCGCTGATGGTTTGCCTATTTGCCAACATCAACCAAATAGTGGGAATGTACATCGCCGACCCGCACCCTCGGCCACACCCGCCCCGTTTTCCCGGAGAGCCTCGTTTTAGGGAGGATATGTTTCGGTATAGAATGGTATGGGAGATGGTGCTTTCATTCGTTTCTGCCTTTACCATTATTGCCTACAATGCAGGAGTATTCAGGAGCAACAAGAGAACGAAGAAGTCGAATCAGCTAACCGTTGTTGCCATCAGCACTCTGGCAGGGCTGCTGCTCTTTGTTTTCCTTATTGTTGTCTTTCTTCCCAATAAGCATTTTCCTTCGCGCTTTATCTCGCTAATCCTTAGCAAGGCGCTTTTCGTAATAATGGCCTCCATCTCTGCCGGACAGCTCTACCGCCTTATATGGCAGAAGCAGCAGGTGGAAATCGAAAACGAGAAGCTAAAAACCGATAGCTTGCAAAGCCGCTATCAGGGATTAATGAACCAGCTCAACCCCCACTTCCTATTTAACTCGCTCAACTCGCTCTCCTACCTCATCCGCGAGAACGAGCAGAACAAAGCGCTTACCTTTATCGACGAACTATCGTCAATATTCCGTTACGTGCTGCAGAAACGCAGCGAGGAGCTGGTTACGCTCGAAGAAGAAATTCAGTTTACCGAAGCCTACCGCTACCTACTGAGCATCCGCTTCGAGAATAAGCTATTCTTCGAGATTAAGATCGATGAAAGCGACATGAAACTGCTCCTCCCCTTCCTAACCCTGCAACCATTAATCGAAAACGCCGTAAAGCATAACGTAATTAGCACAAAGCAACCGCTGGCGGTCTTTATCTATACCGAAGAAGACAATTTAGTGGTGAGCAACCCTATTTCGGCAAAGCTACCCGATGGCGAGAGTACTGGTATCGGGCTTTCGAACCTAGCAAGCCGCTTTAAGCTGCTTACCGGGAAACAGCTAACCGTTATCAACGACGAGAAAACATTTTTGGTAAAAATCCCTCTTGTATCGAAGCAATGA